Proteins encoded within one genomic window of Methanothrix harundinacea 6Ac:
- a CDS encoding response regulator, which produces MIRVLMVDDDPVILEIARIFLGRSGDIQVDGVASAVEAVARLKDGRYDVIVSDYVMPEMDGLSFLKWVRSRDPEVPFILFTGKGREEVVIEALNNGADYYLQKDANPKVLYAELTHQIRQAAERMRTKKAVVESEERYRALFENMNEGFVLYEILRNPVGRATDYLVRDANPQIELFTGWRAQEAIGRRASEIFPSEVPPFLEIYSRVDETGCPAKFEGCFPETGRHFSISAFSIGRGRFATIFSEITEQKRMNEELCRAHHQLQEIIDILPDATFVIDEKRTVIAWNRAIEEMTGVSKGEIVGRGPYSYGEPFYGFETPVLIDSIFSEDSGIVKEYDHLSRRGDAVFAEVYVPHLYGGRGAYIWAIASPLFDDDGRIVGAIESIRDVTDRKRAELALREATDYLESLLHYANAPIAVWGPNMKFIRFNRAFERLTGYAAEEVIGKEATILLPDEEREEALAKMAYALEGEGWESVEIPIRCRDGTVRIVLWNSANIRSEKDGTVVATIIQGQEITERKLAEERLIQAHKQLLEIIDFLPDPTFVIDGERRVIAWNRAIEEMSGVPKDEIVGKGDYAYGEVFYGTKRPILIDMIFSKDEDLESLYHYVKREGDTLFAEAYVTPPRTGRGSYVWGTASPLFDRDGNIAGAIESIRDVTEIKETEMALQENEEGLKLVIEGANLGIWDRNVETGEVVRNRRLVEILGCSEGDLVGNVREREEMIHPDDFEGVMAALDDHFAGRSPHYEIDYRLRRKDGRWIWVHDRGQVMARDGAGRPLRMTGITQDITEIRRYHEALQEANRKLKLLSSITRHDIQNQITALSGYVHLLREGIPRDPAAERYIDRIGEVAETIKRQLAFARDYQEMGVKAPEWQRVSEAVRRAAAASPAEISRGQVRLEVETETVEVFADPMLEKVFCNLLENSLRHGGGVTGVRVSFFERERGVEAEGVIAVEDDGLGIPAGMKARIFDQAFGRHTGYGLFLSQEILGITGMTITETGEEGRGARFEISVPRENYRWVSV; this is translated from the coding sequence ATGATCCGAGTTCTGATGGTAGACGACGACCCCGTCATCCTGGAGATCGCGAGGATATTCCTGGGCAGGTCCGGAGATATCCAGGTCGACGGCGTGGCGTCGGCGGTGGAGGCGGTCGCGAGGCTTAAGGACGGCCGCTACGACGTCATCGTCTCCGATTACGTGATGCCAGAGATGGACGGCCTATCCTTCCTCAAATGGGTCCGAAGCCGGGACCCGGAGGTCCCCTTCATCCTCTTCACCGGGAAGGGACGGGAGGAGGTGGTGATCGAGGCCCTGAACAACGGAGCCGATTACTACCTCCAGAAGGACGCAAACCCGAAGGTCCTCTACGCGGAGCTGACCCACCAGATCCGGCAGGCAGCGGAGCGGATGAGGACCAAAAAGGCGGTCGTCGAGAGCGAGGAGAGGTATCGGGCCCTCTTCGAGAATATGAACGAGGGCTTCGTCCTCTACGAGATCCTCCGCAACCCGGTGGGGAGGGCCACCGACTACCTCGTCAGGGACGCAAACCCCCAGATCGAGCTCTTCACCGGGTGGAGGGCGCAAGAGGCCATCGGAAGGAGAGCCTCGGAGATCTTCCCCTCAGAGGTCCCCCCCTTCCTTGAGATATACTCGAGGGTGGACGAGACGGGGTGCCCCGCCAAGTTCGAAGGCTGCTTCCCGGAGACGGGGAGGCACTTCAGCATATCCGCCTTCTCGATAGGGAGGGGGAGGTTCGCGACGATATTCTCCGAGATCACCGAGCAGAAGAGGATGAACGAGGAGCTCTGCCGGGCCCATCATCAGCTCCAGGAGATCATAGACATCCTCCCCGACGCCACCTTCGTCATCGATGAGAAGAGGACCGTCATCGCCTGGAACCGGGCGATCGAGGAGATGACCGGCGTCTCCAAGGGGGAGATCGTGGGAAGGGGGCCCTACTCTTACGGAGAGCCCTTCTACGGGTTTGAGACCCCGGTCTTGATCGATTCGATCTTCTCCGAGGACTCCGGGATAGTGAAGGAGTACGATCATCTCAGCCGGAGGGGAGACGCCGTCTTCGCCGAGGTCTACGTCCCCCACCTCTACGGAGGCAGGGGGGCCTACATCTGGGCGATCGCCTCGCCCCTCTTCGACGACGACGGGAGGATCGTCGGGGCGATCGAGTCGATCAGGGACGTCACCGATAGGAAGCGAGCTGAGCTGGCCCTCCGGGAGGCGACGGACTACCTGGAGAGCCTCCTCCACTACGCCAACGCCCCCATCGCCGTATGGGGGCCTAACATGAAGTTCATCCGCTTCAACAGGGCCTTCGAGCGGCTGACGGGCTACGCCGCCGAGGAGGTGATCGGCAAGGAGGCGACGATCCTCCTCCCCGACGAGGAGAGGGAGGAGGCCCTGGCGAAGATGGCCTACGCCCTGGAGGGGGAGGGGTGGGAGTCGGTGGAGATCCCCATCCGTTGCCGGGACGGGACCGTCAGGATAGTCCTCTGGAACTCGGCGAACATCCGGTCGGAGAAGGACGGGACCGTCGTCGCCACCATCATCCAGGGGCAGGAGATCACCGAGAGGAAGCTCGCGGAGGAGAGGCTGATCCAGGCCCACAAGCAGCTGCTGGAGATCATCGACTTTCTCCCCGACCCGACCTTCGTCATAGATGGGGAGAGGAGGGTGATAGCCTGGAACCGGGCGATCGAGGAGATGAGCGGCGTCCCCAAGGACGAGATCGTCGGGAAGGGGGATTACGCCTACGGCGAGGTCTTCTACGGGACAAAAAGGCCTATCCTCATCGACATGATCTTCTCGAAGGACGAGGATCTGGAGTCGCTATACCATTACGTCAAGAGAGAGGGGGATACCCTCTTCGCCGAGGCCTACGTGACCCCCCCCAGGACCGGGAGGGGGTCTTACGTCTGGGGGACCGCCTCCCCCCTCTTCGACAGGGACGGAAATATCGCAGGGGCGATCGAGTCGATCCGGGACGTCACCGAGATCAAGGAGACGGAGATGGCCCTCCAGGAGAACGAGGAGGGGCTGAAGCTCGTCATCGAGGGGGCGAACCTGGGGATCTGGGACAGGAATGTGGAGACGGGGGAGGTGGTCCGGAACCGGCGGCTGGTGGAGATCCTCGGCTGCTCAGAGGGCGACCTGGTGGGGAACGTCCGGGAGAGGGAGGAGATGATCCACCCCGACGACTTCGAGGGCGTGATGGCGGCCCTGGACGACCACTTCGCCGGGAGGAGCCCCCACTACGAGATCGACTACCGGCTGAGGCGAAAGGACGGCCGGTGGATATGGGTCCACGACCGGGGCCAGGTGATGGCTAGAGACGGAGCGGGCCGCCCCCTGAGGATGACGGGGATCACCCAGGATATCACCGAGATCCGGAGGTACCATGAGGCCCTCCAGGAGGCGAACCGGAAGCTGAAGCTCCTCAGCAGCATCACCCGCCACGACATCCAGAACCAGATCACCGCCCTCTCCGGGTACGTCCACCTCCTGAGGGAGGGGATCCCCCGGGACCCGGCCGCCGAGAGGTACATCGACCGGATCGGGGAGGTGGCGGAGACGATCAAAAGGCAGCTCGCCTTCGCCCGGGACTACCAGGAGATGGGGGTCAAGGCGCCGGAGTGGCAGAGGGTCAGCGAGGCGGTCCGGCGGGCGGCGGCCGCCTCCCCCGCCGAGATATCCCGGGGGCAGGTCCGGCTCGAGGTGGAGACGGAGACGGTCGAGGTCTTCGCCGATCCGATGCTGGAGAAGGTCTTCTGCAACCTCCTGGAGAACTCCCTCCGCCACGGGGGAGGCGTCACGGGGGTCCGGGTCTCCTTCTTCGAGAGAGAGAGGGGCGTGGAGGCCGAGGGGGTCATCGCCGTCGAGGACGACGGCCTGGGGATCCCCGCCGGGATGAAGGCCCGGATCTTCGACCAGGCCTTCGGGAGGCACACCGGCTACGGCCTCTTCCTCAGCCAGGAGATCCTGGGGATCACCGGGATGACCATCACCGAGACCGGCGAGGAGGGGCGGGGGGCGAGGTTCGAGATATCTGTACCGAGGGAGAATTATAGGTGGGTCTCAGTTTAG
- the glgP gene encoding alpha-glucan family phosphorylase, which translates to MNEKGDFKGALRGESIAYFSMEIGLDERIPTYAGGLGTLAGDTVRSSADLGIPLVAVTLASRKGSFRQELDEIGRQIEHPAEWDPSELCDLLPERAMVRVRGRPVAVAAWEQILKSPTGGSVPVLFLDTNLVENSPEDRGITDVLYGGDDRYRLKQEIVLGVGGMRILEALGFSIRKYHMNEGHSSLLALELLERSGGDPEGVRKRCVFTTHTPVQAGHDQFSYEIVREILGGGAIEMLRRFGGRDRLNMTLFALNLSMYVNGVAKRHRETSRSMFPGYEIHSVTNGVHSHSWTCPSFRELYDRYLPGWANEPEMLVKVGIVPDEKIVEAHAAAKGELIDYVNRSTGAAMDPEVLTLGFARRSTEYKRPTLLFSDLDRLRRISSRGEVQVVMAGKAHPRDLQGKRLIEEIFRVARALKGDIEVAYLANYDMILASKMISGVDVWLNTPLRPLEASGTSGMKAAHNGVINFSVLDGWWIEGWIEGVTGWSIGPGPEEDLPPEEGRRKDTEDLYSKLEYIIAPTFYHRKDDWVRMMNNSIGMLAYYFNSHRMMRRYVTEAYL; encoded by the coding sequence TTGAACGAGAAGGGCGATTTTAAAGGGGCGCTGAGGGGGGAGTCGATCGCCTACTTCTCGATGGAGATCGGCCTGGACGAGAGGATCCCCACATACGCCGGGGGGCTTGGGACCCTCGCCGGGGACACGGTCAGGTCGAGCGCCGACCTGGGGATTCCACTCGTCGCCGTCACCCTGGCGAGCCGGAAGGGGAGCTTCCGGCAGGAGCTGGACGAGATCGGAAGACAGATCGAGCACCCGGCGGAGTGGGACCCCTCGGAGCTCTGCGACCTCCTGCCGGAGAGGGCGATGGTCCGGGTTCGGGGGCGGCCCGTCGCCGTCGCCGCCTGGGAGCAGATCCTGAAGAGCCCCACCGGAGGGTCCGTCCCCGTCCTCTTCCTCGACACCAACCTGGTGGAGAACTCCCCGGAGGATAGGGGGATCACCGACGTCCTCTACGGCGGGGACGACCGGTACCGGCTGAAGCAGGAGATCGTCCTGGGGGTAGGGGGTATGAGGATCCTGGAGGCCCTGGGGTTCTCTATCCGGAAGTACCACATGAACGAGGGGCATTCAAGCCTCCTCGCCCTGGAGCTTCTGGAGAGGTCTGGCGGGGACCCGGAGGGGGTCAGGAAGAGGTGCGTCTTCACCACCCACACCCCGGTCCAGGCGGGCCACGACCAGTTCTCCTACGAGATCGTCCGGGAGATCCTCGGGGGAGGGGCGATAGAGATGCTGAGGAGGTTCGGCGGCCGGGATAGGCTGAACATGACCCTCTTCGCCCTCAACCTCTCGATGTACGTCAACGGCGTCGCAAAAAGGCACCGTGAGACCTCGCGATCGATGTTTCCGGGCTACGAGATCCACTCGGTGACGAACGGGGTCCACTCCCACTCCTGGACCTGCCCCTCCTTCCGGGAGCTCTACGACCGATACCTTCCCGGCTGGGCGAACGAGCCGGAGATGCTGGTGAAGGTCGGGATCGTCCCAGACGAGAAGATCGTGGAGGCCCACGCCGCTGCCAAGGGGGAGCTTATCGATTACGTCAACCGGTCGACGGGGGCGGCGATGGACCCCGAGGTCCTGACCCTGGGGTTTGCGAGGCGGTCGACGGAGTACAAGAGGCCGACCCTCCTCTTCTCCGACCTGGACCGGCTCCGGAGGATCAGCTCCCGGGGCGAGGTCCAGGTGGTGATGGCGGGGAAGGCCCACCCGCGAGACCTCCAGGGAAAGAGGCTGATCGAGGAGATCTTCCGGGTCGCCCGGGCCCTGAAGGGCGATATCGAGGTGGCCTACCTGGCGAACTACGACATGATTCTCGCATCGAAGATGATCTCGGGGGTCGACGTCTGGCTGAACACGCCGCTGCGGCCCCTGGAGGCCTCGGGGACGAGCGGGATGAAGGCAGCCCACAACGGCGTCATAAACTTCAGCGTCCTCGACGGCTGGTGGATCGAGGGGTGGATCGAGGGGGTGACCGGCTGGTCTATCGGCCCCGGACCCGAGGAGGACCTACCCCCCGAGGAGGGGAGGCGAAAGGATACAGAGGACCTCTACAGCAAGCTCGAGTACATCATAGCTCCGACCTTCTACCACCGGAAGGACGACTGGGTGAGGATGATGAACAACTCCATCGGGATGCTCGCCTACTACTTCAACAGCCACCGGATGATGAGAAGGTACGTCACCGAGGCGTACCTCTGA
- the rpiA gene encoding ribose-5-phosphate isomerase RpiA: MVRTPDSNAGEKRAAGEAAAGMVRDGMVLGLGTGSTVAWTIKKIGEMVEEGMEVLGVPTSYQAQELAIAAGIPLTSLDQDPVLDLAIDGADEIAKDLTAIKGGGAAHAREKVVAASARWFVIVADSSKYVDSLSHPVPVEVLPIAGRLASRRIEELGGSPQIRQAKMKDGPVITDNGNFVIDADFGRIEDPGGLAARLSEIPGVVEHGIFENVNELVVVIDGAVKTFRRE; the protein is encoded by the coding sequence ATGGTGAGGACGCCGGATTCGAACGCCGGGGAGAAGCGGGCCGCCGGGGAGGCGGCGGCGGGTATGGTGAGAGACGGGATGGTCCTGGGGCTCGGGACGGGCTCGACCGTCGCCTGGACGATCAAGAAGATAGGAGAGATGGTGGAGGAGGGGATGGAGGTTCTGGGGGTCCCGACGTCCTACCAGGCGCAGGAGCTGGCGATAGCTGCGGGGATCCCCCTCACGAGCCTCGACCAGGACCCGGTCCTCGACCTCGCCATCGACGGGGCGGACGAGATCGCAAAAGACCTCACCGCCATCAAGGGGGGCGGCGCCGCCCACGCCCGGGAGAAGGTCGTCGCCGCCTCCGCCCGGTGGTTTGTCATCGTCGCCGACTCATCCAAATACGTCGATTCCCTCAGCCATCCCGTCCCTGTGGAGGTCCTGCCCATCGCCGGCAGGCTTGCGAGCCGGAGGATCGAGGAGCTGGGGGGTTCCCCCCAGATCCGGCAGGCTAAGATGAAAGACGGCCCGGTGATCACCGACAACGGAAACTTCGTCATCGACGCCGACTTCGGGAGGATCGAGGACCCCGGCGGCCTCGCCGCCCGGCTCTCGGAGATCCCCGGGGTTGTGGAGCACGGGATCTTCGAGAACGTCAACGAGCTGGTCGTCGTCATCGACGGAGCTGTGAAGACCTTCCGCCGCGAGTGA
- the sepS gene encoding O-phosphoserine--tRNA ligase — translation MKFDPARIREAAGEDFDAAWQQGGEYLEVPPLNRRYPRRVSSYGRPHPIFDVIGRLREAYLRLGFDEAINPLIVEDSEVKKQFGSEALAVLDRCFYLAGLPRPDVGISESRAGQMKELLGRDLSAEEVDAVRRILHGYKKGTVEGDDLVHEISAALGASDALVSTLLAEVFPEFEALAPAATTKTLRSHMTSGWFITLGSLAGRASLPTKLFSIDRCFRREQSEDAARLMTYHSASCVIMDEDLSVEDGKVVADGLLAQFGFQKFRFLPDDKRSKYYVPDTQIEVYAYHPGLVGSSTKYSTGWVEVATFGIYSPTALSMYDVPYPVMNLGLGVERLAMILYGAKDLRALTYPQFVQDPDLSARDMAMMIRVEEEPETRAGIEIARSIVRTCDLHGDAPSPCEFEAWRGTVSGRKVVVRVVEPEENTKLCGPAANNEVLVYKENILGVPKTSKWEDAFENGVTTGMRFIDSFAELAARKAEEAALRGEGSETRVRIVRGPGDVNLRLEPALERYITSRNKKIDLRGPVFTTVRSEVLD, via the coding sequence ATGAAGTTCGATCCAGCCCGCATTCGGGAGGCTGCCGGCGAGGACTTCGACGCCGCCTGGCAGCAGGGAGGGGAGTACTTAGAGGTGCCGCCCCTGAACCGGCGCTACCCCAGGCGCGTCTCGTCCTACGGGAGGCCTCACCCCATCTTCGACGTCATCGGGAGGCTCCGGGAGGCGTACCTCCGCCTCGGCTTCGACGAGGCGATCAACCCGCTGATCGTCGAGGACAGCGAGGTGAAGAAGCAGTTCGGGAGCGAGGCGCTGGCGGTTCTGGATCGATGTTTCTACCTCGCCGGGCTCCCCCGCCCCGACGTCGGGATCTCCGAGAGCCGGGCCGGCCAGATGAAGGAGCTCCTCGGCCGGGACCTCTCGGCGGAGGAGGTGGACGCCGTCAGGAGGATCCTCCACGGCTACAAGAAGGGGACGGTGGAGGGGGACGACCTCGTCCACGAGATCTCCGCCGCCCTCGGGGCCTCCGACGCCCTCGTCTCGACCCTCCTGGCGGAGGTCTTCCCCGAGTTTGAGGCCCTCGCCCCCGCGGCGACGACGAAGACCCTCCGGAGCCACATGACCTCCGGCTGGTTCATCACCCTCGGAAGCCTAGCCGGGAGGGCGTCCCTCCCAACAAAGCTCTTCTCCATCGACCGCTGCTTCCGGCGGGAGCAGTCGGAGGACGCGGCGAGATTGATGACGTATCATTCGGCGAGCTGCGTCATCATGGATGAGGACCTGTCGGTGGAGGACGGGAAGGTCGTCGCCGACGGCCTCCTCGCCCAGTTCGGATTTCAGAAGTTCAGATTTTTGCCCGACGACAAACGGAGCAAGTACTACGTCCCCGATACCCAGATCGAGGTCTACGCCTACCACCCCGGCCTCGTCGGGTCGTCGACCAAATACAGCACCGGCTGGGTGGAGGTCGCCACCTTCGGGATCTACTCCCCGACGGCCCTATCGATGTACGATGTCCCCTATCCGGTGATGAACCTCGGCCTCGGGGTCGAGAGGCTGGCGATGATCCTCTACGGTGCGAAGGACCTGCGGGCCCTGACCTATCCGCAGTTCGTCCAGGACCCCGACCTCTCGGCGAGGGATATGGCGATGATGATAAGAGTCGAGGAGGAGCCGGAAACCCGGGCAGGGATCGAGATCGCGAGGTCAATTGTCCGGACCTGCGATCTCCACGGCGACGCCCCGTCGCCATGCGAGTTTGAGGCGTGGAGGGGGACGGTCTCAGGGAGGAAGGTCGTCGTCAGGGTGGTGGAGCCGGAGGAGAATACCAAGCTCTGCGGCCCCGCCGCCAACAACGAGGTCCTCGTCTACAAGGAGAACATCCTGGGGGTCCCCAAGACCTCCAAGTGGGAGGACGCCTTCGAGAACGGGGTCACCACCGGCATGAGGTTCATCGACTCCTTCGCGGAGCTCGCCGCCCGGAAGGCCGAAGAGGCGGCCCTGAGGGGAGAGGGGTCGGAGACGAGGGTCCGGATCGTGAGAGGCCCCGGGGACGTGAACCTCCGGCTGGAGCCGGCTCTCGAGAGGTACATCACCAGCAGGAATAAGAAGATCGACCTCCGGGGGCCGGTCTTCACGACGGTCAGAAGCGAGGTCCTCGATTAG
- a CDS encoding DJ-1 family glyoxalase III: protein MKVVVPMAEGFEEIEFVTIVDILRRAEVEVVTASLGKRNGDGSAGRGGAADEDEVGAVRGSHGIRIVPDASIDEIDPEDFDAVVLPGGYPGFVHLGEDERVLDLVRRMDELGKYVAAICGAPSVLIKAGVVEGRRATIHPAGRKDLSDDQYVDDRVVVSGKLVTSKAAGTAMEFALRLVGELVSEDRMRRLAAEILAECEV from the coding sequence TTGAAGGTCGTCGTTCCCATGGCAGAGGGCTTTGAAGAGATCGAGTTTGTGACGATCGTCGACATCCTGAGGCGGGCCGAGGTGGAGGTGGTGACCGCAAGCCTCGGCAAGAGAAATGGAGATGGATCTGCCGGGAGGGGAGGCGCGGCCGACGAGGACGAGGTCGGGGCCGTCCGGGGGTCCCACGGGATCAGAATCGTCCCCGACGCCTCCATCGACGAGATCGACCCCGAGGATTTCGATGCCGTCGTCCTCCCCGGAGGCTATCCGGGCTTCGTTCACCTGGGCGAGGACGAGCGGGTCCTCGACCTGGTCCGCCGGATGGATGAGCTGGGAAAGTACGTTGCCGCCATCTGCGGCGCGCCCTCGGTTCTGATCAAGGCCGGGGTGGTGGAGGGGAGGCGTGCGACGATCCACCCCGCCGGGCGGAAAGATCTGTCCGACGACCAGTACGTCGACGACCGGGTCGTCGTCTCGGGAAAGCTCGTCACCAGCAAGGCCGCGGGGACGGCGATGGAGTTCGCCCTCCGGCTGGTGGGGGAGCTCGTCAGCGAGGATAGGATGAGGAGGCTCGCGGCGGAGATCCTGGCGGAGTGCGAGGTTTGA
- a CDS encoding helix-turn-helix transcriptional regulator: MRNKIKVYRAIFDLTQEELAKKLGVTRQTIIAIEKDKYNPSLDLAFKMARIFGVKIEDIFVYDEELLDPEERGGTGRGGAPPPS, translated from the coding sequence ATGAGGAATAAGATCAAGGTCTACAGAGCGATCTTCGACCTGACCCAGGAAGAGCTCGCAAAGAAGCTGGGGGTGACGAGGCAGACGATAATCGCCATAGAGAAGGACAAATACAACCCCTCCCTCGACCTGGCCTTCAAGATGGCGAGGATCTTCGGCGTCAAGATCGAGGATATCTTCGTATACGATGAGGAGCTGCTGGACCCTGAAGAGAGAGGGGGCACCGGCCGGGGAGGCGCTCCCCCTCCGAGCTGA
- a CDS encoding class I SAM-dependent methyltransferase has translation MRRKGGPRGSASGGVRPDVESFYLVGDVAVVSISPARQGEGRRIGEAIISSHKNVRTVLNKISKVEGERRVAEFEVLAGGGTLTCHREYGYSYRLDVARVFFNPRLAGERMRVASKVLPGERAIVPFAGVGPFAIPLAAAAARVLALEISPEGCRWLAENAKLNGVGDGIEIVNADAFAFCRALTGRAPEEGETTGSGGGGEARPPERRFDRAVVPTPYGRDDILEAISPLVKAGGAIHFYTFKKRHQVEGLIRDFEGRGLTVEHHRRCGNVAPGVSRWGFDLRRLE, from the coding sequence ATGAGGCGGAAGGGCGGACCGAGAGGCTCTGCCTCCGGCGGGGTCCGCCCGGACGTCGAGAGCTTCTACCTGGTGGGGGATGTGGCGGTGGTCTCGATTTCTCCGGCCCGGCAGGGCGAGGGGAGGCGGATCGGCGAGGCGATCATCTCCTCTCACAAGAACGTCAGGACCGTCCTCAACAAGATCTCAAAGGTGGAGGGGGAGCGGAGGGTCGCCGAGTTCGAGGTCCTCGCCGGCGGCGGCACCCTCACCTGCCACCGGGAGTACGGCTATTCTTACCGCCTCGACGTCGCCCGGGTCTTCTTCAACCCCCGCCTCGCCGGCGAGAGGATGAGGGTCGCATCAAAGGTCCTCCCCGGAGAGCGGGCGATCGTCCCCTTCGCCGGGGTCGGCCCCTTTGCGATCCCCCTGGCCGCGGCGGCGGCGAGGGTCCTGGCCCTGGAGATCAGCCCCGAGGGGTGCCGGTGGCTGGCGGAGAACGCAAAGCTGAACGGGGTCGGCGATGGGATCGAGATAGTGAACGCTGACGCCTTCGCCTTCTGCCGGGCCCTGACAGGGAGAGCTCCCGAGGAGGGAGAGACGACGGGGTCGGGGGGAGGGGGGGAGGCGAGGCCTCCGGAGAGGCGGTTCGACCGGGCCGTCGTCCCCACCCCCTACGGCAGAGACGATATCCTCGAGGCCATAAGCCCCCTCGTCAAGGCCGGCGGCGCGATCCACTTTTACACTTTCAAAAAGCGCCATCAGGTCGAGGGGCTCATCCGGGATTTCGAGGGCCGGGGTTTAACGGTTGAGCATCACCGCAGGTGCGGGAACGTCGCCCCCGGCGTCAGCCGGTGGGGCTTCGACCTGAGGAGACTGGAATGA
- a CDS encoding carbon-nitrogen hydrolase family protein, with protein sequence MIENDLNNYLTKLDLYVRQSIELVEKASELYGKLIDDSITKAEFIDILKGLSGELKRIYAEIGDFSIDVLAPDPFHDLDLAFRCFVSMCDNYMIFLSRLGENENGNHWLINKTLEDVQRDYKKLLGCRKNPKVLAVSEFHIPKAIILDSKSRNLEAMLQTLSDEGVVCTKLELSSDADLAQLNIELVTGDPERKDLLDLAFKCFHVIEDDLASSSHVSVVYIGFRIGDRKPHSWLRIETEKILKLLSNKPSIDEFERTIEFHYFEDIIAAEQILVDLATHSSALKGDFEVKEALTIVSEKLKITKKACANPDQLEDLILRWSFSRSLLSCISVVLEVVSVTRDPDAARTIVRLFDIYRKPDEIDSSKDYSNLLSEISDLIETLKFRYVVLPNVRRVSVGSYVKPFSRIALVQPKISFDECYTKDDYALNRIGLEQNLKIFDDMLDQAVQKDADVIIFPEIFFPASELDHLKMKSKKNNIIIITGLDYEKISPEYFVNSCAVALPDGRVIRQKKLFKSKYDSPRMVEGDELFVFKTHFGNFSVFICYDYLSAQDLIKLRGVIDTLFVLTFNPDVKSYNEKAIADAYSTLYGFICIVNAFDPDHSPPIPGGSGFYGPCKRDRVICRFEDGEQGMKNSGTSSL encoded by the coding sequence ATGATTGAAAATGATTTAAATAATTATTTAACTAAATTAGATTTATATGTTAGGCAATCTATAGAGCTTGTTGAGAAAGCATCAGAGTTGTACGGAAAACTCATTGATGATAGCATCACAAAAGCTGAATTTATTGATATTTTGAAAGGCCTATCAGGTGAACTAAAAAGGATCTATGCTGAAATCGGTGATTTTTCGATAGATGTTCTTGCACCCGATCCGTTTCATGATTTAGATTTGGCATTTCGTTGTTTTGTTTCCATGTGTGATAATTACATGATTTTTCTTTCTCGTTTAGGAGAAAATGAGAACGGGAATCACTGGCTAATTAATAAGACTCTAGAGGATGTTCAGCGTGATTATAAGAAACTCCTTGGATGTAGAAAAAACCCTAAAGTACTAGCAGTTTCTGAATTCCATATTCCAAAAGCTATCATCCTCGATTCGAAATCTCGTAATTTAGAGGCAATGCTACAAACTTTAAGCGACGAAGGAGTTGTTTGCACCAAACTTGAATTATCTTCAGATGCAGATTTAGCTCAGCTAAATATCGAGCTAGTGACTGGTGACCCTGAGAGAAAAGATCTGCTAGATCTTGCTTTTAAGTGTTTTCATGTTATTGAAGACGACTTGGCGTCCTCATCTCATGTGAGTGTGGTTTATATAGGGTTTAGAATCGGCGACAGAAAACCGCACAGTTGGCTCAGGATTGAAACGGAGAAAATTCTCAAGCTCCTCTCGAATAAGCCATCAATTGATGAATTTGAAAGAACAATAGAATTTCATTACTTTGAAGACATTATTGCTGCGGAACAAATACTTGTGGATCTAGCAACACATTCATCTGCTCTGAAAGGGGATTTTGAGGTCAAGGAAGCTTTGACGATCGTTTCTGAAAAATTAAAAATCACTAAAAAAGCATGTGCGAATCCTGACCAACTCGAAGATTTAATTCTTAGATGGTCTTTTTCTCGATCTCTTCTAAGTTGCATTTCCGTTGTCTTAGAAGTAGTTTCGGTGACAAGGGATCCAGATGCTGCGCGAACAATTGTACGTCTTTTTGATATTTATCGCAAACCTGATGAAATCGACTCATCAAAAGATTACTCGAATCTGCTTTCTGAAATTTCCGACTTAATTGAGACTTTGAAATTCCGCTATGTCGTTCTTCCGAATGTGCGCAGAGTCAGCGTTGGTTCGTACGTTAAACCTTTTTCGCGGATCGCCTTAGTACAGCCGAAAATATCATTTGATGAATGTTATACTAAAGATGATTATGCATTAAATCGGATTGGTTTAGAGCAGAACCTAAAAATATTTGATGATATGCTTGATCAAGCAGTTCAAAAAGATGCAGATGTCATAATCTTTCCTGAAATATTTTTTCCAGCATCTGAGCTTGATCATCTTAAAATGAAATCGAAAAAGAATAATATAATCATCATTACAGGACTCGACTATGAGAAAATCTCCCCGGAATATTTCGTCAACTCATGTGCAGTAGCTCTTCCAGACGGCCGTGTGATCAGACAGAAAAAATTATTTAAATCTAAATATGACTCCCCACGGATGGTAGAAGGCGATGAACTTTTTGTATTCAAAACACATTTCGGAAATTTTTCCGTATTCATCTGTTATGATTATCTCTCAGCCCAAGATCTCATCAAGTTGAGAGGCGTAATCGATACTCTTTTTGTACTAACTTTTAATCCTGATGTAAAATCTTACAATGAAAAAGCGATAGCAGATGCCTACAGCACTTTATACGGCTTTATCTGTATTGTGAATGCATTTGATCCCGACCATTCACCTCCGATTCCGGGCGGATCTGGTTTCTATGGACCCTGCAAACGTGATAGGGTTATTTGCCGATTTGAAGATGGAGAGCAAGGGATGAAAAATAGTGGAACTTCCTCTTTATGA